The proteins below are encoded in one region of Ricinus communis isolate WT05 ecotype wild-type chromosome 6, ASM1957865v1, whole genome shotgun sequence:
- the LOC107262302 gene encoding cysteine-rich and transmembrane domain-containing protein WIH2-like, producing MSYYNQQQPPVGVPPPQGYPPEGYPKDAYPPPGYPPQGYPQGYPPPGYPPQGGYPPQGGYPPQYAQPPPQQNSSSGCLEGCLAALCCCCLLDACFRL from the exons ATGAGTTATTACAATCAGCAGCAGCCTCCTGTCGGTGTTCCTCCTCCTCAAG GTTATCCACCAGAAGGATACCCAAAAGACGCTTATCCACCACCAGGTTATCCACCACAAGGATACCCACAGGGTTACCCACCACCAGGATATCCTCCTCAAGGCGGTTATCCTCCTCAAGGTGGTTATCCTCCTCAGTATGCTCAGCCTCCTCCTCAACAAAACAGCAGTTCTGGTTGCTTGGAAGGATG TTTGGCTGCTCTGTGCTGTTGCTGCCTGCTAGATGCCTGTTTCCGATTATGA